The nucleotide window TCAATAGCATTACCATTGATGCTTAGCTCAACTTGCTGTGGAGTATACACATAAAGGTTAATGGCTTGTTTGTAGCCCTTTAATTGTGCCAGAGGTTTCAATCCAGCATCTTTAAATTGATCGACGATATAATTTTCAACATCATTAATTTGCGCAGTGCCTATGGCACGTCCTTGCATCTCATCGGATGCGAGAAAACGCAAATCTTTGTCAACTTGACTGGTGTTAATCGTTGCCGCGAAAAGCGGTGAACAAAAACTGAATAATGTTGCCGATAATACGGCGAATACTGTGTTGGTTTTTACCGAACTTGTGCTCTTCATGAGTCCTCTGAACGTTATTGCTTTAAAAACGTGGTGGTTACTTGCATGCTATTTTCTGCATTACTTAGCCAAATTTGACCAGTATCTATGGTGCATGTCAAATCCATAGAGCGAGCGACGTAACTTGCCATTTGTTCGCATTGGTCAGGATCAAATGCGATCACTTGCAAATTGTCATAGCCATGCAATTTGTTTTCGATTTTTTGCCACCAGGTATCGGTGCTTGAGCGATAGGTATATATTTTTACCTGCTGGGCACTGCTGCAGGCTTTTTTGATGCGTTTTTCATCCACCTCACCAAGATCAATCCATAACAAGATTTGCTCGCTATAGTCTTTTTGCCAAATCTCTGGTTCTGAGTCTTCGCTTAAGCCTTTGGTAAAGGTTAAATCCTCATTGGCATTTAATACGTACGCGAGTAGGCGAACCATCATGCGCTTATCGGTTTCAGAAGGGTGCTGAGCGACCGTCATCGATAGTGTCTCGTAGTAATGACGATCCATGTCGCTAACTTGTATGTGCGCTTTATTTACGGTTGCTTTTAATGCCATGATTAGCCTGATTATTCGCTGCTATAGGATAAAAAAGACCGGGCTTAGCCCGGTCTTATCTGATTGGACTGCTTGTCCTTAGTGTTCTTTTGCCTGAATTAACTCAATGGCATAACCATCTGGGTCTTTTACGAAAGCGATTTCGGTGGTGCCACCTTTTACCGGGCCGGGTTCACGAGAGATGATACCGCCTAACGATTTAATCTTGTCACAAGCGGTATAAACGTCGTCTACTTCAATGGCGATATGACCAAACGCCTCACCCATATCGTAACTATCGACACCCCAGTTATACGTTAACTCCAACACCGTCGAGTGGGCGATATCATCGTAACCTAAAAAGGCCAAGGTATAACGATATTGCTCGTTCTCTGATTGGCGCAATAGACGCATGCCTAAAACATCTTGGTAGAAACTAATAGAACGGTCTAAATCACCGACTCTAAGCATTGTATGTAGAATACGCATAATAAATCCTAATCGCTGGTTTTTCTTTGAATTCGCATAAATCTTTTATGATGCAGGCACCGCATTTGGGGTTTCTTGCTACACAAGTATAGCGCCCATGCAATATAAGCCAGTAGTGTACATCAAGTTTAAATTCTTTAGATACTACTTTTAGCAGCTTTTGTTCGACCAGATCAACATATTTACGCATTGCCAAAATGCGGCGATAACCGGCTCAGACTATATAAGGCTGTCAATGACAATGATAAAGACAATGATTGGCCAGTAGAAAGATAACAAATGTCGATTAAAACCTTTGTTATCCATGTTTTATTTCAGTCTGATTGGGCAAAGCTCTGACGTTTATGAAAGCCATTTATAATATCAGTTTTGTTTTATGAAATTTCGCACCGTAGGCATAATTCGTCGACTGACCGGTACTTCCATTGCATCGTGTAATTGCAAAAAGCCAGCCGCCGATGTTTTCGCTTGTTTTAAGCTTGTTGTCGTTAAACTGTGAATAAACTCAACATTCACCAAATAAGAACGATGAACCCGTAAAAACGTATTGGGAAGTGTCGACTCTAACTCTTTTAAACTGCCGGTAAATAAACGTTGCTGATGGTTTTTAAGGTTCATTTCAACGTAATCTCCCGCCGCTTTACAAAACACAATGTGATCGCTGGTGATTATTTCGATTTTCCCTGCACTGTTAATTTTAATGCTACTTGGCTCTGTCTTTTGCTGATTTTGTTCGAGCTTAAATTGCAGCTTTGCCACTAAGGCTTGCTCTGCCTCCTTGTCTTTTTGTTCTTGGTTGAGCTTTCGCGCTTGCAGAATAAATAGAACTATCAGCACCGCAGAAATGATGTAATAAAACAGCGCATCATGAAAGGTGGTGAGGGTTAAAACAATGGTGAATGAAAACAACACAAACAGCAGCGCATACAATGCCCATTCCTTTGATTTAGTGCGTATCGCTTGCATGGTTAACAGGGTAGCGCTGATCACACTGGGCACAAATATCGCTAAAGCGGTTTTTGGATCAAATCCTGGGATGAGCCAGACAATGAGCAAGGTGAGAAATCCACCTGTCAAAATCCACCAATATGGTTTGCTCTTTTTCAGCTTTAATACAACAAAACTTAATAAACACATCCCGAAAAGAAACGAGAGTGAGACGATGAGCAATAGCCTGACATCCTGAAAAGGGTATGGATAAGAGTATAAAGCGCGAGAAATTTCAGCAAATAGCTGTAATGATGCAAACGACGTCATCAATAAAAAGAGCAAACTATTTGCGCGCTTTCTAGGGTTAAAGCTCGCCACTAAGAAATAAATAGCCCCTAACAGCAGCGCGCCTAAAGGCACAATCGACACACCTAAATTACGTTGAATAAAGTAAGTCGGCGCAGAATAGATACCAAAGCCGATAAAATTCAACGGACTGTTTAAGCTTAAAAAGCCGTGATGCGATGACATTTCTATAATGATTTCATTGCTGTTTGGCTTGATTAATTTTGCCGGGACATAAAACATCGCGTCTATTTTGCCAACTTGCTCTAAGTTGGGTATCGCATTAGGTGAACCGTTGCTGCCTATATAATGGCCATTAAAATAGACTTTGCTGGCGGCCTTGCCAGACAGATAAACACTATGAGGTTGTTTATCTTTGAGCATATCTTCGGCAACATTAACGGTGGTTTTTACCCATAACGCCTTGTTTTGAGGATCTATCTGACTGGCGTGTGCTGTTTTACATTCTGCTTCGCTAAAACTGGGCATCACACTAGACTGTGACGTTATAGGGCAAATAGTGACCGAGTCTAAATTAATAGACACTAAAGATTGTGCAAAACCGAACCCTGAATACAGGCACAGGATGAAACAAAACTTAGAGAGTAAAATACGTGTTGTCATGGAAAATACTATATTAAAAATTAGGTGATCATGCGCGACCATTTACCGATTAATTTATACCACTTAACGGAATAAAGTGGAAAAACCATGCCTTTCAACGAGTTATTAATGCATCCCTGTAACACTTAAGCAATAGTGACGACATTGAAACAAGAAGGAAGAAGTCATGAATATTAAAAAAATTACACTTGGTTTGTTGTCTTTAGTAACGACATTAATGTCATTTAACAGTATGGCAAGCAATACATTCGCCAATGAAAAAGAGATTTTGTTCAAAAGTGGTGAGCAGTCAACACTCGCCTTTGAAGGTACCATTGAGGTATTAGAAAACCGTAACGACAAAAATAGTCGAACCATACCTCTCACCTACGTAAGGTTTCCTGCCACAGGCAATAAAAAAGGCTCACCTATTGTGTATTTGTCGGGAGGGCCTGGTGGTTCTGGTATTTCAACCGCACAATACCCAAACTTTCGATTCCCACTGTTTATGGCGTTAAGAGAATTTGGCGATGTAATCGCCTTAGATCAACGTGGCACAGGCAAGTCGAGTATCGTTCCTAGATGTGAATCGACGCAAACCTTAGCGCTGAACGAAGGTTTGTCGGATGCGCAAGTAACCAAAGTTTACCGCGCTGCGGCAAAAGAATGCGTAGATTATTGGCGCACACAAGGCGCCGATGTACTTGGCTATACCACAGTGCAAAGTGCCCACGACTTAAATGATCTGAGAAAACACCTACAGGCTGAAAAACTTACCTTATGGGGTATTTCTTACGGTACTCATCTGGCATTGGTCAGTTTAAAGGTGATGGAAAATCATATCGACAAAATGGTGCTTGCCAGTGCGGAAGGGCTTAATCAAACCGTTAAATTACCAGCTCGTACCGATGCCTATTTTAAACGTTTGCAACACGCAATAGATCAGCAACCTAAAGCCAAAGCCGCATATCCCGATGTGATTGCTTTAGCCAAGCGTGTAAACAACAAATTGCAAGATAAGCCGATAACATTAACCGTTCCACAAAAAGATGGTAAGTCGGTTGAGTTCTTATTTCAAAAGCGTCATATGCAAGGGATAGCATCTGCAACGATTTCTGACCCACATCGTTATGTGGCTATGCTATTAAGCATATATTCAGAGATTGATAATGGCACCACGGCCATGTTGCCGAGTATTATTGAACGTGCAGGCTTGCTGAACGATAAAGTAAGCTTTGACATCATGTCGTTTGCAATGGATGTCGCCTCGGGTGTTACCGATGAGCGGTTAACCTTAATTGAGCAACAAGCGCCAGATTCAGTGGTCGGTAAAATGTTAAATTTCCCAATGCCACAGCTAAACAAAGTGATTCCTGGGTTAGATTTAGGTGATGATTTTCGTGCTAAGCCAAAAAGTGATGTCGCAACGTTACTGTTATCTGGAACGTTAGACGGAAGAACCTATATGCAATCGCAATATGAAGCCACGGCAGGTTTAACAAACGTGACAAAAGTAACCGTAAAAAATGCAGGTCATAACTTATTTATGTTATCACCTAAAGTGACTGACACCATTAAAGCCTTTTTAGCCGACAAACCTATAGAAGACAAAGAAATCGAGTTTGTGTTACCGCCTTTTGTCGAGTGATGAGTAGAGTCTTTGTAAACATAAAGCGAGCTTATGTCACCGTTGGCATGGGCTCGTTGCAGACTAACGTTACTCAGGTGTATTAGTTCAGTCATAGCTTTAAGCTCACTTAGGTCTTCAATAATACGCAGCATACGCATACCGGCATTAAATTTATAAAAGCACTACTATAAAAGCACTACTATAAACGCACGATATTTATAAACGCATTAAGTTTTGCCTCTCACGTTGTGCATACATCGTGACTTTACAGCTCTTTGAAATCTTCTCTCTGAAATCTTCTCTCTGAAATCTTCTCTCTGAAATCTTCTCTCTGAAATCTTCTCTCTGAAATCTTCTCTCTGAAATCTTCTCTCTGAAATCTTCTCTTTGAAATCTTCTCTCTGAAATCTTCTCTTTGAAATCTTCTCTTTGAAATCTTCTCTTTGAAATCTTCTCTTTGAAATCTTCTCTTTGAAATCTTCTCTTTGAAATCTTCTCTTTGAAATCTTCTCTTTGAAATCTTCTCTTTAAAATCTGAGAACATGCAATTTATGTTGTTTTGGAAATAAACAACTTAACTGAAGCGCTTTTATAAAAAACTTGATTAAGCTCTAATGAGGTCTTAATCAAGTGCTAAATTGAGCGTCATTTGCGACATTTATAGATTAATAAGTTCTAACAAATATTTTTTAATAACTTTTATAAAACCTCGCTTCTCACCGCGAATTTCCTCGCGCTTCGTGTCAATTTAATGGCATTAACATTACTAGCCTTCACCAGGAATTGGTCTGACCAAAAATAAATCCAGTTAGTAATCACTTCAGCAGAAAACCCCTTGTTATCTGGTTGTTTTTTAAACTAATAGCCCTAATTTCACATTTTTCGTCTTGTAAATGGCCATTAAAGCCAATATTTGATCTTTGGTCTGACATGTTGCAGTATCCAATTCGAAGCCGAAGGTTAACAATTTGGTCACAACTTGAAACCAAAGATTAACAAATTGGTCGTACAAAAATAATAAATATAAAAAGGTCAAATGATGCAAAACAATAACAAAAGCTATTTAACCAGCTTGGTTCTGGGGAGCCTCGCCTTCACTGCAGTGGGCTTTGCGGCGCCTGCGAGTGCCGTCAATATAGAAAATCCAGGTTTTGAGAGTAATTGGGATGGTTGGTCCGATACCGATCCGTCTGCCATATCGTCAGATTCTTACTCAGGTAACCGAGCGGCGAAAATTACCGGCAGCTCTGGGGCTTTCGAACAATCTGTGAATGTTCTCGCAAATACCGATTATCAGCTTCAGGCTTTTATCAAGGGATCAGGTAAGATTGGCGCACGCGTCAATGGCACCACGTATTCAAACAGTACCAGTAGCAGTGATTTTGAAGCCGTTACGGTAACCTTTAATTCAGGCTCTGCGACACAAATCACATTATTTGGTGAGTATGGCTCGGGAGAAGGACGATTCGATGATTTTAGTCTAACCGAATCCAGTGAACCAACAGATCCTGGCGAAACCACACCACCAACCGGCGGCGAATGCGAGGCAAGTGGCGAATTAACTATCTCATCTGCCTTTGATGATGGTAGCAATGATGGTCACGGCCCGAGTAATACCATTGATGATGATTTAAGTAACACATCTCGCTGGTCGTCTAATGGTTCTGGTAAGCAGATTACATTCGACCTAGGCGCTGAAGCCACCGTTAATGGCGCTCAAATCGTCTGGTTTAAGGGCAATACCCGTGTTTCTTATTTCGATGTCGACACATCACTCGATAACAGTAACTGGGATGCTGCTGTGGTAAGTGCACAATCGTCTGGTAGCAGCAGTAGTTATGAAACCGTCGATGGTTTTAGTGCCCAGGCCAGATATATCCGTATTACCGGTTATGGCAACTCGTCAAACACCTGGAACAGTATCATTGAAGCCAAAGTGCTAGGCTGTAATCAGGAAGACGGCGGTACTAACCCACCGGTAGAACCACCTGTAGAGCCGCCGGCAACTGGCATTGAATTAAACGATTGGACATTAGGTGTCCCTGTTGATAACAACGGTGATGGCAAATCCGATACCATAAGTGAAAATGAACTAGTTGCTGGCTATCAGCACAGTGAATGGTTCTATTATGCCGCGGACGGTGGCTTAGTATTTAAAGCCCCGATTGATGCGCCTAAAACATCGACGAACACCAGTTACACTCGTTCAGAATTACGAGAAATGCTGCGTCGCGGTGACGAGAGTATCTCTACCCAAGGGATAAATAAAAACAACTGGGTTTTCTCTACCTACTCTGCTGAGGACCGCTCAAATGCCGGTGGTATTGATGGTGAGCTAGTCGCTACGTTGAAAGTTGATCATGTTACCACCAGTGGTGACAGTGGCCAGGTAGGCCGTGTGATTATCGGTCAGATCCATGCGCGCAATGACGAGCCAGCGAAACTATATTATCGTAAATTACCGGGTAACAGCTTAGGTTCAATCTATTTGGCCCATGAGCCCAACGGTGGTAATGATGATAAATACGACATGATAGGCAGCAATTCAAGCTCGGCATCAAACCCAAGTGATGGTATCGCTCTGGGCGAAGTCTTTAGCTATTCCATCAAGGTCGTGGGTCACGACTTGACGGTCACCATTATGCGTGAAGGTAAAGCGGATGTTGAACAAAAAGTTGATATGAGCAATAGCGGATATCACAACGGTAGTGACGAGTATAATTACTTCAAAGCAGGTGTTTATAATCAGAATAATACCGGTGATGCTGACGATTATGTTCAGGCGACCTTTTATAGCATCGTCAATACTCATGATGGCTATAACCCATAAAAATTGAGTTCTTTCATCAATTTATATGACTAAATTAAGAATTGGGCTGCGATTTAGCCCAATTCTTTGTCCCACCAATATTCACTCGAGAATATTACAGTCCCCGTTGTGAGCATGTGTTGAAACCGTGCAACAGCACGTCAAAACAGATTCTTCAATTTTCTTGTTAGCTTCTTAAAAAAATGCACTTTCTAAATTAAATATATGGTGTTTATACGTTTGAATAAGTTATGTTTAGGACAGCTTTACGAATTTTTATCGAATTAAAATCAATAAGAGATAAACCTACCATGAATAAAAAGCATTTAACCAAATCATCGTTAACGCTGTTAATTAGTACGTTATTTGCCAGCCATGCAGCTTTTGCCGATGAGCCGACAAGTAATACGTTATCTTTGAAAGACGTATTTAATCTTGAATATGCTGCTAATCCTGTTGTGACGCCCGATGGTAAACACGTAGTTTACGAGCGCCGAAGCATGGATATTATGACGGATTCAATGCGACGCAACCTGTGGTCAGTCGCATTAGATGGTAGCACTCATCTACCGATTCTTTCTGACAGTAAAAATCACTTTAACCCTGTATTTTCACCTGACGGCGCTAAGATGGCTTACCTGTCAAGTAAAGAGGGTAAAGTACAAATCTATTTGAAAGATTTAGCATCAAACAACACCGCTCGCGTAACAGACGTTGCAATGAGCCCTAGCAGTATGAGTTTTTCACCTGACGGTAAATATTTGGCTTTTGCTATGTTTACACCAACGAAAGCCAAACCTTTATTTAGTTTAGGTTTTAAGCCAAAAGATGCTAAGTGGGCGGAAAACCCTCAGTATATTGATCAAACTAATTTTCAACGAGATGGCATGGGCATGAGACGCCCAGGCAACATGCAAGTGTATGTTGTACCGACTATTGGTGGCACGCCAAGACAAATTACCACCGGTGAACACGATCACGCAGGTTCAATAGCATGGTCTAAAAACGGCCAACAGTTAATTATCTCTGCCAACACAAAAGATGACGCAGAGTTCGATATGCTAAATAGCGATCTATTTAGCATTGATGTAAACACGTCAAAAGTAACGAGATTAACGGATATGAGTGGCCCAGAATACAGCCCTCAATTGAGTCCTAATGGTAACAAAATAGCCTTTGTTGGTAATGAAGACAATGGCAAGTCAAATCAGCTAAGCCAATTATACGTAATGGATGTTGATGGCTCTAGTATTGAAAATTTAACGACGAAACTAGACCGCTCTGTTGGTGATATTAAATGGGCAGATAACGGTAAAGGCTTATATTTCAGTTATGATGATATGGGTAAGAAAAATGTCGCCTACGTAAACTTATCAGGTAAGATTTCAAAGAAAACAAGTAACTTAGGTGGCACGACTTTAGGTAGACCATATACCTCAGGCAATTACGATGTAACCGACAATGGCAGCATTGTTTACACCTCTTCAACGGGTATTCGTCCAGCTGATCTTGCGATAGTAAATAAGAAGGGCAAAGCCAAACAACTTACTGATTTAAATGGTGATGTATTTGATCACAAAACAGTGAACAAACCAGAATTAGTGGAGTTAAAAAGCAGTGTAGATAGTCGAGATTTACAAGCTTGGATAGTAACACCACCAAATTTTGACCCTAAGAAAAAATACCCATTAATTTTAGAAATACATGGCGGCCCACACACCGCGTATGGCCCAGGTTACTCAACCGAAGTGCAACTAATGGCAGCGGCTGGTTATGTGGTTTTATACGGCAACCCTCGTGGCTCTACCTCTCAAGGTGAAGAGTTCGCTAATTTGATCGATAAAAATTACCCATCACAAGATTATAATGATCTGATGGATATGGTTGATGCGGCAATTGCCAAAGGCTATGTCGATGAGTCGAACCTGTTTGTAACCGGTGGCTCCGGCGGTGGTACGTTAACGTCTTGGATTATCGGTAACACCGATCGTTTTAAAGCATCTGTTGTGGCAAAACCCGTCATCAACTGGACCAGCATGATCGGTACATCTGATATCTATGCCTTTATGAGCAAATATTGGTTTACAGACTTACCTTGGAACGATTACGAGCAATATTGGAATCGTTCGCCGTTATCATTAGTTGGCAATGTCAAAACGCCAACCATGGTACTAACCGGTGAATTAGATGTACGTACGCCTATGTCTGAAAGCGAACAATACTACGGTGCATTGCGCTTACAAGGTGTCGAAAGCTCACTGGTTCGTATTCAAGGCGCCTATCATGGAATTGCCGCTAAGCCTTCTAATCTAGCACGCAAAATCGGCTATATCTTAGCTTGGTTTGATAAGTACAAAGACGACAGTGATACTGAAAAGAAAGGCGATTAGATATTAGTTTTTCTTAAAAAATAAAGCCCTAATTACTGGTTTAGTATTTAGGGCTTTTTATTACTGTTGCTAACCGAAGATGCAAGGCTATTCAGTCTTATTCTTAAACTCACACAAACCGTCAATAATACAAGCACCACACTTTGGTTTGCGTGCTGTACAAACTAACGGCCATAAAGAATAAGCCAGTGATGTACGTCTAGTTTGAATTCTTTAGGCACTATTTTAAGAAGCTTTTGTTCCACCTCTACCACCTTCTTGCCCGTGGCAGGTTTGGTGCGGTATGAAACGCGATAAATATGCGAGTCTAGAGTTATTGTTGGTCCGACGAAATATAAGGAAAGTAAATATTAGCAATTATCAAAAAGAGCTATTGGTCGCTGTTTTGGCAAATATTTAAGTAGAGTTTTAATCGATAGTGGGCAGCGATAAATTTATGCCTTTACTCATGAATATATTGTCGTACGCGAGACCGCCATTTCCATAAGGCTTTGTTTGTGGACCCGTATTACAAGTAGCAAAAAAGTATATCAGTGGTTGTTCTCGTTTCATGCGAAAATTCGCTTGTCGAAACACCAATGTTTGTTCTGAAAATTCGCCACCTTGCATATACACATCGTAAGATTGACCGCCATTAACAATAAGATTGTTATTTACAACGTACCAAATCTTATACCATTGAGAAGTTTGCAAAGGAGTCGCAGGTTTTCCAGAGTTATAGTTTTGAACTTTGCTGTATTGTCTGTATTTATCATCACTGTCTATTTTGACCATTAAGGTTCCGTCATTTTTGAATCCATTTGATTCATACTTGTCGGTGACTCTTAACGTTGGTTCAAATGCATTATAAGCATGTTTAGCAATGCCGCTAGCATCCATATTA belongs to Thalassotalea sp. HSM 43 and includes:
- a CDS encoding LytTR family transcriptional regulator DNA-binding domain-containing protein — encoded protein: MPSFSEAECKTAHASQIDPQNKALWVKTTVNVAEDMLKDKQPHSVYLSGKAASKVYFNGHYIGSNGSPNAIPNLEQVGKIDAMFYVPAKLIKPNSNEIIIEMSSHHGFLSLNSPLNFIGFGIYSAPTYFIQRNLGVSIVPLGALLLGAIYFLVASFNPRKRANSLLFLLMTSFASLQLFAEISRALYSYPYPFQDVRLLLIVSLSFLFGMCLLSFVVLKLKKSKPYWWILTGGFLTLLIVWLIPGFDPKTALAIFVPSVISATLLTMQAIRTKSKEWALYALLFVLFSFTIVLTLTTFHDALFYYIISAVLIVLFILQARKLNQEQKDKEAEQALVAKLQFKLEQNQQKTEPSSIKINSAGKIEIITSDHIVFCKAAGDYVEMNLKNHQQRLFTGSLKELESTLPNTFLRVHRSYLVNVEFIHSLTTTSLKQAKTSAAGFLQLHDAMEVPVSRRIMPTVRNFIKQN
- a CDS encoding S9 family peptidase, which produces MNKKHLTKSSLTLLISTLFASHAAFADEPTSNTLSLKDVFNLEYAANPVVTPDGKHVVYERRSMDIMTDSMRRNLWSVALDGSTHLPILSDSKNHFNPVFSPDGAKMAYLSSKEGKVQIYLKDLASNNTARVTDVAMSPSSMSFSPDGKYLAFAMFTPTKAKPLFSLGFKPKDAKWAENPQYIDQTNFQRDGMGMRRPGNMQVYVVPTIGGTPRQITTGEHDHAGSIAWSKNGQQLIISANTKDDAEFDMLNSDLFSIDVNTSKVTRLTDMSGPEYSPQLSPNGNKIAFVGNEDNGKSNQLSQLYVMDVDGSSIENLTTKLDRSVGDIKWADNGKGLYFSYDDMGKKNVAYVNLSGKISKKTSNLGGTTLGRPYTSGNYDVTDNGSIVYTSSTGIRPADLAIVNKKGKAKQLTDLNGDVFDHKTVNKPELVELKSSVDSRDLQAWIVTPPNFDPKKKYPLILEIHGGPHTAYGPGYSTEVQLMAAAGYVVLYGNPRGSTSQGEEFANLIDKNYPSQDYNDLMDMVDAAIAKGYVDESNLFVTGGSGGGTLTSWIIGNTDRFKASVVAKPVINWTSMIGTSDIYAFMSKYWFTDLPWNDYEQYWNRSPLSLVGNVKTPTMVLTGELDVRTPMSESEQYYGALRLQGVESSLVRIQGAYHGIAAKPSNLARKIGYILAWFDKYKDDSDTEKKGD
- a CDS encoding alpha/beta fold hydrolase — protein: MNIKKITLGLLSLVTTLMSFNSMASNTFANEKEILFKSGEQSTLAFEGTIEVLENRNDKNSRTIPLTYVRFPATGNKKGSPIVYLSGGPGGSGISTAQYPNFRFPLFMALREFGDVIALDQRGTGKSSIVPRCESTQTLALNEGLSDAQVTKVYRAAAKECVDYWRTQGADVLGYTTVQSAHDLNDLRKHLQAEKLTLWGISYGTHLALVSLKVMENHIDKMVLASAEGLNQTVKLPARTDAYFKRLQHAIDQQPKAKAAYPDVIALAKRVNNKLQDKPITLTVPQKDGKSVEFLFQKRHMQGIASATISDPHRYVAMLLSIYSEIDNGTTAMLPSIIERAGLLNDKVSFDIMSFAMDVASGVTDERLTLIEQQAPDSVVGKMLNFPMPQLNKVIPGLDLGDDFRAKPKSDVATLLLSGTLDGRTYMQSQYEATAGLTNVTKVTVKNAGHNLFMLSPKVTDTIKAFLADKPIEDKEIEFVLPPFVE
- a CDS encoding polysaccharide lyase family 7 protein; the encoded protein is MMQNNNKSYLTSLVLGSLAFTAVGFAAPASAVNIENPGFESNWDGWSDTDPSAISSDSYSGNRAAKITGSSGAFEQSVNVLANTDYQLQAFIKGSGKIGARVNGTTYSNSTSSSDFEAVTVTFNSGSATQITLFGEYGSGEGRFDDFSLTESSEPTDPGETTPPTGGECEASGELTISSAFDDGSNDGHGPSNTIDDDLSNTSRWSSNGSGKQITFDLGAEATVNGAQIVWFKGNTRVSYFDVDTSLDNSNWDAAVVSAQSSGSSSSYETVDGFSAQARYIRITGYGNSSNTWNSIIEAKVLGCNQEDGGTNPPVEPPVEPPATGIELNDWTLGVPVDNNGDGKSDTISENELVAGYQHSEWFYYAADGGLVFKAPIDAPKTSTNTSYTRSELREMLRRGDESISTQGINKNNWVFSTYSAEDRSNAGGIDGELVATLKVDHVTTSGDSGQVGRVIIGQIHARNDEPAKLYYRKLPGNSLGSIYLAHEPNGGNDDKYDMIGSNSSSASNPSDGIALGEVFSYSIKVVGHDLTVTIMREGKADVEQKVDMSNSGYHNGSDEYNYFKAGVYNQNNTGDADDYVQATFYSIVNTHDGYNP
- a CDS encoding YaeQ family protein — translated: MALKATVNKAHIQVSDMDRHYYETLSMTVAQHPSETDKRMMVRLLAYVLNANEDLTFTKGLSEDSEPEIWQKDYSEQILLWIDLGEVDEKRIKKACSSAQQVKIYTYRSSTDTWWQKIENKLHGYDNLQVIAFDPDQCEQMASYVARSMDLTCTIDTGQIWLSNAENSMQVTTTFLKQ
- the gloA gene encoding lactoylglutathione lyase, producing the protein MRILHTMLRVGDLDRSISFYQDVLGMRLLRQSENEQYRYTLAFLGYDDIAHSTVLELTYNWGVDSYDMGEAFGHIAIEVDDVYTACDKIKSLGGIISREPGPVKGGTTEIAFVKDPDGYAIELIQAKEH